One window from the genome of Natrialba magadii ATCC 43099 encodes:
- a CDS encoding GNAT family N-acetyltransferase yields the protein MDPHIRVATTADAAAVRDIYAPFCSSSAVTFEETPPTADEMADRIESTLEQYPWLVAESADGTVLGYAYAGPLRKRQAYQWVVELSVYVAADARQSGVGRALYESLFAILERQGFYDAYAVTTLPNPATVRFHERLGFERFADFPRVGYTQGEWHDVRWWRREIADKPENPEPITPFSTVREDEFGSLLRAGEPFLEV from the coding sequence ATGGACCCACACATTCGAGTTGCCACCACGGCCGATGCGGCCGCAGTTCGTGACATCTACGCCCCCTTCTGTTCGTCCTCCGCGGTTACGTTCGAGGAGACGCCGCCGACCGCCGACGAGATGGCAGACCGTATCGAGTCGACACTCGAGCAGTACCCCTGGCTCGTCGCCGAGAGTGCGGACGGGACGGTGCTCGGCTACGCCTACGCGGGCCCGCTGCGAAAGCGCCAGGCCTACCAGTGGGTCGTCGAACTCTCCGTCTACGTCGCGGCGGACGCTCGCCAGTCGGGCGTCGGCAGAGCGCTGTACGAGTCGCTGTTTGCTATCCTCGAGCGTCAGGGATTTTACGACGCCTATGCGGTGACGACGCTTCCGAACCCCGCGACGGTTCGATTTCACGAACGGCTCGGCTTCGAGCGCTTTGCAGACTTCCCGCGGGTCGGCTACACGCAGGGAGAGTGGCACGACGTGCGGTGGTGGCGACGGGAAATCGCAGACAAACCCGAGAATCCGGAACCGATCACGCCGTTCTCGACGGTTCGGGAGGACGAGTTCGGGTCGCTGCTCCGGGCTGGCGAGCCGTTTCTCGAGGTGTAA